AGGACTACAAGCACTACCAACAATACTCCCTTCTCCAAGAGAAGCTCCTTCAATAATTTCTTGTTTATCAATGGCATATTGAATAGCTTGTCTTACTTTTAAGTTATTTAAAGGTTCTACCTTATTATTAATAGCTAAAAGTTGAACAAGATTTTGTTCTCCTTTGATTAGTTTTCCGTTTTCTCCAATCATATCTTCATATCCAGAAAAAAGTCTATGAATAATATTTACTTCGCCCATTTGGAAAGCCATTATAGCACTTTGGTTATCTTTTATTATTTTAAAATCAACAATTTCTGCATTTCCAACTTGATTAATGTTCCAATAGTTATTGAATTTTTTAACAGTAACCTTTTCTCCAGGTAAATATTCATCAATAAAGTAAGGACCAGTTCCATAAATTTTATGTCCATCATCATAAACAACTCCAACTATAAAAGCAGCTAAGCCACTACCATTTACTTTTTTTAAAGTAAATATAACGTTATCATTTTTAACTTCGATAGATTTAGAGATTTTTTTAAATTCAGTTGCAACTCTATTGGCAGGAAAATTGTCATCTAAAAATCTGTCATAAGATTTTTTAACTAATTCAGGGGTTAATTCAATTCCATTTTGAAATTGAACTCCTTTTCTAATTTTAAAAGTATAAGTAAGATGATCGTTAGAAACTTTATAAGATTCTGCAAGTGCAGGGTAAAGATCACCATTTGCATCAATTTTTATAAGTCCTTCAAATACATTAAACAAAATTTCTCCTGTTGCAGCAGCAACAGCTTTGTGAGGATCTAAGAAATCAGGATCCTGAGTTATTCTAACAACAACTTTATTAGAATTGATTGGTTTATTTTCATTACCTTTCTCTGAGCCACAAGCTCCTAACAAAAATAAACTCATAAATAATGCTACTAATTTTTTTTTCATTTTTTGTTCTTTTTTATTTTTCCTTCTTTGAAAAATAAAAAATAAACCTCCTTAATTTAAATGTAATATTTATAAATCAATATACTTTAAGTAAAAATTCTTAAAATATAGTTAAAAACAGCATTTTACAAGATTATATTATGAATTCAAGGTTTTTACAAGTATTTATTTAAAAATAATTTGTTGTACGTACAAATAGCTATATAATTAAACAAAAACATGTAAAAAAAGCTAAGAATTTTTTAATTCTTAGCTTTTTACATTAAACTATTAAATTTATAATTGATAGAATTCCAATTCCCCATAAAACTAAATTAATTTTTTTATATTCTCCAGCTACTAAATGCATGACAATGTAACTGATAAAACCAAAACTAAGTCCAATACTAATACTATATGTAAGAGGCATAAAAATAACAGTTATAAATCCAGGTACAGCAGTTTTTACATCAGTCCAATCAACAAATTTAACAGCTTTAAACATGAAGACTCCAACAAGTACTAGAGAAGGAGCAGCTGCAAACATAGGAACCATTCCAACAATAGGAGTTATAAGAAGCGATAAAAGAAATAAAAGTCCGGTAACTAGAGAAGCAAGACCAGTTCTAGCTCCTAAAGCAATTCCTGCAGCAGATTCACTAACAGCAGTAACTGTACTAGTTCCTAAAAAAGAACCCAATATTGTAGAAGTAACATCTACAAACATCATTTTTCCTAATCCTATATAGTTTCCATTTTCATCTTGCATTCCCATTTCTTTGTAACAAGCTATTAAAAGTCCTAATGAATCAAATAAATCGATAAACATGAAGGAAAAAATAGCTCCTAAAAGAGATAGTTTCATAGCTCCCATAATATTTAACTTAAAAGCAATTGGTGCAATTGAAGGAGGAGTTGAAACAAGAGTTTTAGGAACCTCAACAAGTCCTAAGAAAGCTCCTATAATTGTAATTATAATTATACTTAATAAAATACCACCTTTTACTCTTTTTTGTTCAAAAATAGCCATAAGAGCTAGTCCTAAAAGAGATAATACAACAGGAAGTGTAAATTTACCAAGTGAAACTAAAGTAGCTGGATGAGCAACAATTATTCCCATGTTTTTAAGTCCAATAAAAGCTATAAATAATCCAATTCCTGCAGTTGCAGCAGCAGTTAAAGGTCCTGGAATAGCTTGAGCTAGTTTTTCTCTTAGTCCAGAAAGAGCTAAGATAAGAAAGAATACTCCAGAAAGAAATACAATTCCTAAGGCATCTTGCCAAGGTACTCCTTTTCCCATAACTAACGTAAAAGTAAAGAAAGCATTTAATCCCATTCCTGGTGCCATAGTAATAGGAACATTTCCTACAAAAGCAGTAAGCAAAGTACCTATAGCACCGGCTAAACAAGTAACACTTATTAAAGCTCCCTTGTCCATTCCTGTTAAAGATAAAATAGAAGGATGTACAAAGATGATGTAAGCAATAGTGAAAAATGTAGTGATTCCTCCCATAATTTCAGTACGTATAGTTGAATTTCTTTCTTCAACTTTAAATAATTTCTCAATTAGATTTTTATTTGACAAAACTAATTCCCCTTTCTTTATTTCATTTTAAATTTTGTAAAGTCATAAAAATGGCTTTAGTTAAAAATAATATCAGAATAGTGAAAAAATGTCAATTATAATATTAAAAATATAAATAAAAATTACTTTTAGGATAGAAGTTTGGTATAATTGTTTTTATTAAAAAAATATTAGGGGGAAATTTATGGAGATGATTTTTTTAAACGGTATAGCTATATTTTTAGGAGGTTTTTTAGGACATAAATTTAGAGGATATGTTTCAGAAAAGGTTTCAAGTAGTATTATTAAAGTTGTAGCTTTAAATATAATAGTTATAGCCTTAAAGGAGGCTTTGAATTATAGAAATGGTATGTTAAATTTAGCTTATTTAGTAATAGGGGTAATTGTAGGAGAAGTTATTGATTTAGATGCAAAATTAAAGAATATGGGAGAATATATTCAGAATAAATTTACTAAAGGTAAAGAGGGAATAGCAAAAGGATTTGTTGTATCAACTATAATTTTTTGTGTTGGATCAATGGCTATATTAGGACCTTTAGAAATAGCATTAAAAAATAATAATGAAATTTTAACTATAAAATCTATTATGGATGGTATAAGTGCTATAATTTTTGCTGCAAGTTATGGAGTGGGAGTTATATTTTCAGGTATGATAGTAATTGTGTATCAATTTATAATATATCTTTTTGGATCAGCTATAAGTACTTTAGTAACTCAAGAAATAATACAAGATATATCTTCGGTAGGTGGTGTCGTTCTTTTGGCGTTGGGAATTACGATAGTTTTTGGAGAAAGAAATATTAAGGTTAGTAATATGCTGCCAGCAATTTTTTTACCG
The window above is part of the Fusobacterium sp. JB019 genome. Proteins encoded here:
- a CDS encoding ABC transporter substrate-binding protein, whose product is MKKKLVALFMSLFLLGACGSEKGNENKPINSNKVVVRITQDPDFLDPHKAVAAATGEILFNVFEGLIKIDANGDLYPALAESYKVSNDHLTYTFKIRKGVQFQNGIELTPELVKKSYDRFLDDNFPANRVATEFKKISKSIEVKNDNVIFTLKKVNGSGLAAFIVGVVYDDGHKIYGTGPYFIDEYLPGEKVTVKKFNNYWNINQVGNAEIVDFKIIKDNQSAIMAFQMGEVNIIHRLFSGYEDMIGENGKLIKGEQNLVQLLAINNKVEPLNNLKVRQAIQYAIDKQEIIEGASLGEGSIVGSACSPVVKSIYNKNTEHLYSHNIEKARELLKEAGYPNGFELTLKAPSNYQVHVDSSQIIKEQLAKIGIIVNIQEIEWGTWLSNVYKNRNYQLTVIGFEGKPSPYTIFSRYMSKDKRNMVNFSNEKYDEILNKISMENNENEKVILFKEAQNILTKNVASVFLQAPNYIVAINKNIDGFKIYPCYVLDLSLLNIRK
- a CDS encoding NCS2 family permease, whose protein sequence is MSNKNLIEKLFKVEERNSTIRTEIMGGITTFFTIAYIIFVHPSILSLTGMDKGALISVTCLAGAIGTLLTAFVGNVPITMAPGMGLNAFFTFTLVMGKGVPWQDALGIVFLSGVFFLILALSGLREKLAQAIPGPLTAAATAGIGLFIAFIGLKNMGIIVAHPATLVSLGKFTLPVVLSLLGLALMAIFEQKRVKGGILLSIIIITIIGAFLGLVEVPKTLVSTPPSIAPIAFKLNIMGAMKLSLLGAIFSFMFIDLFDSLGLLIACYKEMGMQDENGNYIGLGKMMFVDVTSTILGSFLGTSTVTAVSESAAGIALGARTGLASLVTGLLFLLSLLITPIVGMVPMFAAAPSLVLVGVFMFKAVKFVDWTDVKTAVPGFITVIFMPLTYSISIGLSFGFISYIVMHLVAGEYKKINLVLWGIGILSIINLIV
- a CDS encoding DUF554 domain-containing protein, producing MEMIFLNGIAIFLGGFLGHKFRGYVSEKVSSSIIKVVALNIIVIALKEALNYRNGMLNLAYLVIGVIVGEVIDLDAKLKNMGEYIQNKFTKGKEGIAKGFVVSTIIFCVGSMAILGPLEIALKNNNEILTIKSIMDGISAIIFAASYGVGVIFSGMIVIVYQFIIYLFGSAISTLVTQEIIQDISSVGGVVLLALGITIVFGERNIKVSNMLPAIFLPIVYSLFLRLL